The sequence below is a genomic window from Anser cygnoides isolate HZ-2024a breed goose chromosome 8, Taihu_goose_T2T_genome, whole genome shotgun sequence.
AGTGAGATAGGCAAGCCAGAACACAAAGCAGAGGTAACTATTTAAATTAGTCAATAGATGAATGTAGTTTTCCTTCAGGACTTGGCAAATAAAGTGACAATTTGTCATTTCTGATTATTGGCACTTCTGGCGTTTACAAAATGCAATCTTTCAGCTGTGCTTTCACATTATATTGTAGGCCTTTTTACCAGCCCAGCAGAACACATGCTCTTACCACAATGTAAAAATCTTCTGCCCTTTGCAGCTGAACAGACAGGCAGTGCTCATACCAAGCCTTTGCTGTGACTTCTAGGTTTGGGCTCGCTGACTTGTTTCCCAGTGAGAAGCAGAGGCACAAGTCTGTGGGGCTGAATGATCTGCTGGGGGGTGGGATTGTGGAGGAGGACCTGCCACCATGCCTCCTATCATTGATGTAAATCCTCTGGTGTTTTTTCCCAACTTATCCTCAGGTTTGTGCATCCATCCTTTCATCATATTCTGAATGTTGTTTAGAGGGTAATCTGATAACTCATCTTCATGGGTACTTGCTCAGTTTCAATTTTTTGAAAACTTGGGCAGCTGTTAAGCGACTCTctattgctgaaaacaaaaaatgaaaaaaaaccacacttttTTCTGTGCTAGATGATACCTAGTTGTTTGGATCGGGAACATGAAGTTGCGGGACTCCTGTTCTGGAACAAAACGTACTCTTGCAGCTTTTCAACACACGTTCTTTTCAAGCTCTTGTGAGCGCCACAGAAGCCATTTGCCACATCGGATGCAAATGCTCTCATTCTGAATTGCATCACTGCATGCTGGAGAGTCTGGAGGATTGCAGCTGGACCAGTGTCTGCAGGAGGTTTGTATTCGAAAGCAACCAAAACATCACGTTAGGTAACCCTGGCTGCAGGGAACCCAAGCCAGGCTATTGAAGTAATGTGTGAATAACCCCATGTTTGGAAGAGGTggaaaaacttttttgtttgtttttgtgagaaATTCATTCGTTCTGCAGAGATTGGGCTGAGGAAGACTGTAGGATGAAAATGGTAGAGCATTTAAATGTAATACTAAATGGTAGAGCACATAAATAACTTTTATACACAAACACATGATGTGCTCTCAAAGCTGTACAGTTACTCAGTGCTACTGACAACTTACTTAATGGGTAATTCTACTAAGAGAGAGATTACTACCACTGTGAAACTTCATTGTAGAAGGCTTTGGGCAAGCCTGTGTTAGGCTTTCCCCAGTGCTGGTCCAGTCTTTGCACAGGAAAGGCCATAACCGTGTAAGCCAGCTGTCTAATCGGCACATGCAACAAAATGTTGTTTTGGAGGATATTTTCTTAGATCGCACTCTTTTCCTGGTATCTAGTGAACATTAGACCAAATTAAGCCTTCAGTTTCCAAAGGGACCTGTGATTGCAACAGTAGTATATACTTGGTAGTACAGTCACTTCCCTTTCCTCAGGTTGTAGGCTCTTAAAAATCCTCATCTGCCCTGTAATTAATGATAAACATCTCTGCTCGtattatttgtttaaatcaGTTGTATGCAGTATCAAGTTCTGGATATCACTTCATTACTACGCTTAGAGTGAGTTTGCCTATCTTTTATTTCTAGGGATTTAAAATCAGAAGGATCCAGAAATAATCTGGAAGTACAAAATCCTTGAGAGAAAAGCCTCctaacagtttattttcagaagactACAATGCAGAAACACTGTACATTATTATTTACCACCAATCTGTGTAAAAAAAGAATAGCCTATGctattcttaattttattttgactgaCTCTaattatatgcattttttactttattttttatatattatatgcaATATGcatttgttatattttatttatcatcaCCCAAACACCAGGAGTGGatataaaacacatgaaaacagCAGTATAATAATGGAGCATGAATTTCATCACTTTTGTCAGGAAAGTAGGCCAATACAGGTCATGCTTCAAGACTAAAAGTTAACTAATTGTCAGttatctgggggggggggggggggcggaataCTGGCCATCTGTCTAATAAGTTTCAGGTCAACAGTTTCCAGGACTGGATACAGTCAATTGGTGTAGTGGTTTTTATTAATCTGCAATTTATCTTGCCAAACTTAATGTTTGAAAAAACTGccattgttttgattttttttatatcttaTTGTTTCCTCTAAGTAAGGGGGAAGAATGACAGAAAATTCTGCCAACTTAgctatttttaagttttttttaatctttgttaaCAGTAGCTTTTAATGATTAATGCGAGCAAATGCCTTTTAGTGCTGTCTGCCAGTGGAAAGTGTATCTGAGCTTGTTCAAATGCtattaatgaaaatgtgaaaggCAGTGAGTTGTTATTGCTGCTGCCATTAGTTACTGTTGTTCTCAATCATGTGATTCGATGCAATGCGCTGTTACTGCTGTGCATCTGGtaacacaaaaggaaaaccaagcGAGAGAGAGATCTCTACCAGTTAAGAATAAATCTGTTCTGGGAAAATAGCACCCTTCTTCCAGcttaaatcaaacaaaaaaaatcctccagaaCTTTTAGTCATTGATAGATTTTTAGGAGGAAGTCTTTAATGTAAAACTGATAAGCTTGCCAAAGATATGGGTTGTGACTTGTTagcaaaataaatccaaaacattGCATTGCCATAAAAGTGATTTCctggttgttgctttttttaaaaaaataaaaaaaaaaaactttttgtttaTGGATGATCTCCTTTCTGCAAGGAGAAAGGCGCAGTATGCCAACATACCACCTGGACAGCCCCCAAAGGCCTAaacaatgatttatttattcatttttaggAGGGATTGAGGCTCTTCCTTAAAATAGAAGGGAAAGCATATAGAAAGGAAAGCATCTTAAAACAACAGCTATAGTTTCTCCTGGCTACAAGATAGatgctgcaaaagcaaaatccagTTTTATTCCTTGTCTGTCTGCACTGACCTGTGTTTTTAAGGTTGCCTGGTAAGGAAAAGACTTAAAAATTTTAGACTAGGGAAAAATaagagtgaaaacaaaaatttattcTGCTGTTGCAAAACTTGCCTTTTTGACTAGGCAGCCAAGCTGCAGTTGAAAGTAAACTGTTAAGAAGAGTGAACTAGCAACATGGTTGAAATAACCTCAAATAATGTCAATTAAGTGTATCCATCtgaataaatactttatttctccAGTAAAATCATCCCAAAGGATCGTGCTACTGGGGTTTATGGTGCTGCTGTCAGAATGACTTGTTCTTTGTATTCCTTGGAATAATGCAGCTTGAGAGGAAACTAGAGAAGTCCCTGATTTTCCATGGCTTTTAGCATCTATGCTTCAGTCTGTTAACATTGAGATCTCTTAACACTTTTAATGGGAATTGAGAAGACATTGTCAGGTTAGGTTTTGAAGGAAACCCAGAGTACTCTGGTACCCGACTGATGCATCAGTGAGTCCCCTCTTACAGCTTGTGTGTGAGACAGACACCTGCTTTTGTTATAGGGTGATATTCAAATGTCAGCTCTGCTTGTGTCTAGTTATTAGGGACCCTGAAGAGAAAGGGCTGTATTTGAGTGTCCATaccaaggagaggaaaaaaaagaagttttatcACAGGAGATAAATTTGGAAAACTCTGGCACAGGGTGTATATATAGTACAGTAGACTATATCTTTGTAACATATGTTGTAATTCAATATAAAATCAACCCTACACCATATGATTACTACACTTTGTAACTTAAGGTTAAGCAAGAAGCTgtacttcacatttttttttgtggtttatttcttttacttggAAAGAATATGAGTAAAACGGCAACAAAAACTTGGTAAATGTAGcaatgcagatatttttttcttggctgcacgtaaaacagcatttattttctagaagcaaaacttatttctttcaaaacaagtaTACTGAGTGTTTTTAGACATGTTGCACATCAATAAAGTCTACAACTTCAGACTACTTTTCTGATAATTTGTAAGCTTTACATTTTTCACTAGTTTTTAGAGAATTTgctgaggggagagggaaatgaGACAATCAGAACTCTTTCATGGGAAAAGAGAGGACAGGGGGAAAATAGTTAATCAATTCTAACATTAGCAGAACAGTGTAACAGATCATTATTATGTCTactacctgattttttttttcctgtctactTTTAAAGCTTAGAAACACTTGCATGCCAGAAGAAACCTTTCTAAATTTTCAACCCTTCTATTTAATGCACTGATGAATTATTGGTATTAGTCTGAAGTCTGTGTTTGAGTTTTTGTTGGAGCTTTGATTCAAGAAAATGGGGCTAAGAATCTCGTTCCATAAACGTGTAAATAATTCACTGTGTTTCATTAAAACAGGACTGTGTTGGTTCTTGAATGTTCCTGATAATTCATTTCTTCACAGGACTGTCAATATTAAttggaaaatgtaaaacaacatTACTAAAGTATCACTGAGTATAGGTAAAAGGAAGTGTTACGAAGGTGGAAGCTAGGTGATCTGTACCGAATGCCTATTATGTCCGTATGTATCtaccattttaaaatcagcacCTAATCAAAAATATTGATCAATTTTAGGAGAGTGTCCTGCTCCTTATAATGCTAgacaaaaataatcttaataGTTAGCCTATCTGCTCTTTCGGTTTTGGATTTAGTGGGAGGTAGTGGCTGGATAAGGAGCTTGCTCCCTTTGGGGACCAGGAGCCTGGCAGACAAGGAGTAGTCTGAATGTCCCAGCCTACTCACATCCTTCATGGAAAAGTGCGTACGTAGGCA
It includes:
- the RGS13 gene encoding LOW QUALITY PROTEIN: regulator of G-protein signaling 13 (The sequence of the model RefSeq protein was modified relative to this genomic sequence to represent the inferred CDS: inserted 1 base in 1 codon; substituted 4 bases at 4 genomic stop codons) yields the protein MGPTTYLXMEYSDENXFLHACKAYKKITSHRKRISVARKLFTSYIQPQAPSEINIDSPVKKXIIRNIQEPTQSCFNETQXIIYTFMERDSXPHFLESKLQQKLKHRLQTNTNNSSVH